The Salvelinus fontinalis isolate EN_2023a chromosome 9, ASM2944872v1, whole genome shotgun sequence genome has a window encoding:
- the LOC129861969 gene encoding histidine-rich glycoprotein-like gives MMKITGLSHLFKWENSHNWWLTKYFFPALYTHTHTLTHTHTHTHTHTHTLSHTHTHTHTHTLSLTHTLTLSLTHTLTHTLSHTHTLTHTHTHTHTHTHTHTHTHTHTLSHTHTLTLSHTHTHSHTLTHSLSHTHSHTLSLTHTLTLSLSHTHTRSLSLSHSLSHTHTHSLSLSLSLSHTLSHTHTLSLTHTLTLSLTHTHSLSHTHTHSLSLSLSHTHSLTHILSLSHTHTLSHTHTLTLTLSLSHIHSHSLSHIHSHSLSHTLSHTHSHTHSLTHTLSHTYSLTHTLSHTYSLTHTHSHSLSHTHTHTLSHTHTHSLSLTHTLSHTYSLSHTHTLSLTHTHTHTLSLTHTLTLSLTHTLTLSLSHSLSHTLSHTLSHTHSLTLTLSHTHTLTHTLSLSHTHTLSHTHSHSLSHIHSHSLSHTHTHTLSHTHTHSHSVSHTYTHTLSHTYTHTLSLTLSLTHSLTHTLSHTLSHTHTLSHTHTHTHTLSHSHTHSLSHTLTLSLTHTLTLSLSHTLSHTLSHTHTLSLTHTLKLSLSHTHTHSLSLSHTLSHTHTLSLTHTLTLSLSHTHTLSLSHTHRPTPSYATDPNPEEVLFLLSDR, from the exons atgatgaaaattacaggcctctctcatctttttaagtgggagaactcgcacaattggtggctgactaaatacttttttcccgCACTGtatactcacactcacacactcactcacactcacactcacactcacacacacactcacactctctcacacacacacactcacactcacacacacactctctctctcacacatacactcacactctctctcacacatacactcacacacactctctctcacacacacacactcacacacacacacacacacactcacacacacacacacacacacactcacactcacacacacactctctctcacacacacacactcacactctctcacacacacacacactcacacacactcacacactctctctctcacacacactcacacactctctctctcacacatacactcacactctctctctcacacacacacacacgctctctctctctctcacactctctctctcacacacacacacactctctctctctctctctctctctctcacacacactctctcacacacatactctctctctcacacatacactcactctctctctcacacacacacactctctctctcacacacacacacactctctctctctctctctctctcacacacactctctcacacacatactctctctctcacacacacacactctctctcacacacacacactcacactcacactctctctctcacacatacactcacactctctctcacacatacactcacactctctctctcacacactctctcacacacactctcacacacactctctcacacacactctctcacacacatactctctcacacacactctctcacacacatactctctcacacacacacactcacactctctctctcacacacacactcacactctctctcacacacacacacactctctctctctcacacacactctctcacacacatactctctctctcacacacacacactctctctcacacacacacacactcacactctgtctctcacacatacactcacactctctctcacacatacactcacactctctctctcacactctctctcacacactctctcacacacactctctcacacacactctctcacactcacactctctcacacacacacactcacacacacactctctctctctcacacacacactctctctcacacacactcacactctctctcacacatacactcacactctctctctcacacacacacacacactctctctcacacacacacacactcacactctgtctctcacacatacactcacactctctctcacacatacactcacactctctctctcacactctctctcacacactctctcacacacactctctcacacacactctctcacactcacactctctcacacacacacactcacacacacactctctcacactcacacacacactctctctcacacacactcacactctctctcacacatacactcacactctctctctcacacactctctcacacacactctctcacacacatactctctctctcacacatacactcaaactctctctctcacacacacacacacactctctctctctctcacacacactctctcacacacatactctctctctcacacatacactcacactctctctctcacacacacacacactctctctctcacacacacacaggcctacacCATCCTATGccactgaccctaaccctgaagaGGTTTTGTTTCTACTGAGCGACAG GTAA